A single region of the Xenopus laevis strain J_2021 chromosome 4L, Xenopus_laevis_v10.1, whole genome shotgun sequence genome encodes:
- the adgrl2.L gene encoding adhesion G protein-coupled receptor L2 isoform X13, with the protein MVTPGSRMQTYWLFLVIIILQFTEAFSRAALPFGLVRRELACEGYPIDLRCPGSDVIMVESANYGRTDDKICDADPFQMENTDCHLPDAYKIMSQRCNNRTQCVVVTGSDVFPDPCPGTYKYLEVQYECVPYKVEQKVFVCPGAMQAVVDSPYIFEAEQKAGAWCKDPLQAADKIYFMPWTPYRTDTLIEYASLQDFQNGRQTTTYKLPNRVDGTGFVVYDGAVFFNKERTRNIVKFDLRTRIKSGEAIINYANYHDTSPYRWGGKTDIDLAVDENGLWVIYATEQNNGMIVISQLNPYTLRFEGTWETTYDKRAASNAFMICGVLYVVRSVYQDNESETGKNAIDYIFNTKLKRGESVDIPFPNQYQYIAAVDYNPRDNQLYVWNNNFILRYSLEFNLQDLAQVPTTAVAETPSVELLETTTSTTTTTTITTTTSQKVLVSTTLATGTKEGSRGPRPPPVVSTTKNPPLTSVYPLPEKYCEAKEARGIIWPQTHRGTIVERPCPKGTRGISSYLCLISTGTWSLRGPDLSNCTSHWVNQLAQKIRSGENAASLANELAKHTKGPIFAGDVSSSVRLMEQLVDILDAQLQELKPNEKDSVGRSYNKAIVDTVDNLLRSDALQSWRDMNSSEQAHAATMLLDTLEEGAFVLADNLAEPTRVSMPTENIILEVAVLSTEGQVQELKFPQGSKGGNLIQLSANTVKQNSRNGLAKLVFILYKSLGQFLSTENATIKLGADLAGRNTTIAVNSHVIAASINKESSRVYLTDPVFFTLEHTDPNNYFNANCSFWNYSERTMMGYWSTQGCRLVETNKTHTTCACSHLTNFAILMAHREIVYNNNVQELLLTVITWVGIVISLVCLAICIFTFCFFRGLQSDRNTIHKNLCINLFVAEFLFLIGIDKTDYEIACPIFAGLLHFFFLAAFAWMCLEGVQLYLMLVEVFESEYSRKKYYYVAGYLFPATVVGVSAAIDYKSYGTEKACWLRIDNNFIWSFIGPVTFIILLNLVFLVITLCKMVKHSSTLKPDSSRLENIKSWVLGAFALLCLLGLTWSFGLLFVNEETVVMTYLFTVFNAFQGMFIFIFHCALQKKVRKEYSKCFRHSYCCGGLPTESPHSAVKASTARTSARYSSGTQSRIRRMWNDTVRKQSESSFISGDINSTSTLNQGMTGNYLLTNPLLRPHGTNNPYNTLLAETVVCNTPSAPVFNSSGHSLSNARDSSAMDTLPLNGNFNNSYSLRNGDYSDGVQVVDCGLSLNDTAFEKMIISELVHNNLRSSSKIHNLERTLPVKTVIGGSSSEDDAIVADASSLMHGDNPGLELHHKELEAPLIPQRTHSLLYHPQKKVKTEGTDSYVSQLTAEAEDNLQSPNRDSLYTSMPNLRDSPYPESSPDIEEDLSPSRKSENEDLYYKSMPNLGAGHHLQMYYQISRGNSDGYIIPINKEGCIPEGDVREGQMQLVTSL; encoded by the exons AAGTGGAGCAAAAAG TCTTTGTGTGTCCGGGGGCAATGCAAGCAGTTGTGGATTCTCCATATATATTTGAAGCAGAACAAAAAGCAGGTGCTTGGTGTAAAGACCCACTGCAAGCAGCagataaaatttattttatgccatggACTCCTTACCGTACGGATACATTAATAGAGTATGCTTCTTTACAAGACTTTCAAAATGGCAGACAGACTACAACATATAAACTTCCCAATCGAGTGGATGGCACTGGATTTGTTGTGTATGATGGAGCAGTGTTTTTCAACAAAGAAAGAACAAGGAATATTGTAAAATTTGACTTGAGGACTAGAATCAAGAGTGGAGAAGCTATTATTAATTATGCTAATTACCATGACACCTCTCCATATCGATGGGGTGGGAAGACTGATATTGATCTAGCTGTTGATGAAAATGGATTATGGGTGATATATGCTACTGAACAAAACAATGGTATGATAGTCATCAGTCAATTAAACCCATATACACTCAGATTTGAAGGAACCTGGGAAACCACATATGACAAGCGGGCAGCATCTAATGCTTTTATGATATGTGGAGTTCTGTATGTTGTTCGATCTGTATATCAAGATAATGAAAGTGAAACCGGAAAGAATGCAATAGACTACATTTTCAACACCAAACTTAAACGTGGGGAATCTGTTGATATTCCTTTCCCAAACCAATACCAGTACATTGCTGCAGTGGATTACAACCCAAGAGATAACCAATTATATGTCTGGAATAATAACTTCATCCTGAGATATTCCTTAGAGTTCAACCTTCAGGATCTAGCCCAAG TGCCTACAACAGCAGTGGCAGAAACACCTTCGGTAGAATTGCTTGAAACCACTAcatccaccaccaccaccaccaccatcacaACAACAACATCTCAAAAAGTGCTTGTTAGCACAACATTGGCTACTGGTACAAAGGAAGGAAGCAGAGGGCCCAGACCTCCACCAGTAGTTTCAACCACAAAGAACCCTCCACTTACTAGTGTATACCCTCTGCCAGAAAAGTACTGTGAAGCAAAGGAGGCCAGAGGAATTATCTGGCCGCAGACACATAGAGGGACAATAGTAGAACGCCCATGCCCCAAAGGAACTCGGG GTATATCTTCCTACCTCTGCTTGATCTCCACTGGAACTTGGAGCCTTAGAGGCCCAGACCTCAGCAATTGTACCTCCCACTGGGTAAACCAGTTGGCTCAAAAG ATAAGAAGTGGGGAAAATGCTGCTAGCCTTGCCAATGAATTGGCAAAACATACAAAAGGCCCAATATTTGCTGGTGATGTAAGCTCTTCGGTGAGGCTAATGGAACAACTGGTTGACATTCTTGACGCTCAGTTGCAAGAATTGAAGCCTAATGAAAAGGACTCAGTTGGGCGCAGTTATAACAAG gCTATCGTTGACACAGTAGACAATCTGCTAAGATCTGACGCTCTGCAGTCTTGGAGGGACATGAATTCTTCTGAACAAGCTCATGCTGCAACAATGTTACTTGATACTTTAGAAGAGGGGGCTTTTGTTTTGGCTGACAATCTTGCAGAGCCAACACGTGTCTCCATGCCCACTGAAAATATTA TTCTAGAGGTTGCTGTGCTCAGTACAGAGGGCCAGGTGCAAGAGTTGAAATTTCCTCAGGGCAGTAAAGGAGGGAATTTGATCCAGCTTTCTGCAAACACCGTCAAACAGAACAGCAGGAATG GTCTCGCAAAGTTGGTGTTCATTCTTTACAAAAGTCTGGGCCAGTTTCTAAGCACTGAAAATGCAACTATAAAACTAGGAGCAGATTTGGCTGGTCGGAACACGACAATTGCAGTAAACTCCCATGTTATTGCAGCTTCAATAAACAAAGAGTCCAGCCGCGTGTATCTAACGGATCCAGTGTTTTTTACCCTGGAACACACTGAT CCAAACAATTATTTTAACGCCAACTGTTCTTTCTGGAATTACTCAGAGAGGACTATGATGGGATATTGGTCCACTCAGGGTTGCAGACTGGTTGAAACAAACAAAACTCACACAACGTGTGCCTGTAGCCACCTGACAAATTTTGCTATACTGATGGCCCACAGAGAAATTGTG TACAATAATAATGTTCAGGAACTGCTTCTCACTGTCATCACTTGGGTTGGAATCGTCATCTCTCTAGTCTGCCTGGCTATCTGCATCTTTACGTTCTGCTTTTTCCGTGGTCTACAGAGTGATCGCAATACAATTCATAAGAATCTTTGCATCAACCTTTTTGTGGCAGAATTCCTTTTCCTAATAGGCATTGATAAAACAGACTATGAG ATTGCTTGCCCAATATTTGCGGGCCTTCTTCACTTTTTCTTTCTTGCTGCATTTGCCTGGATGTGCCTGGAAGGTGTGCAGCTTTATCTCATGCTAGTGGAAGTATTTGAGAGTGAATATTCAAGAAAGAAGTATTATTATGTGGCCGGTTACCTCTTTCCTGCAACAGTCGTTGGTGTATCGGCTGCTATAGACTACAAAAGCTATGGAACTGAAAAAGC GTGCTGGTTGAGAATAGATAACAATTTCATTTGGAGTTTCATTGGTCCAGTCACTTTCATTATTTTG CTCAACCTTGTTTTCCTTGTGATAACGTTGTGCAAAATGGTGAAGCATTCCAGCACACTGAAGCCAGATTCCAGTCGATTAGAAAACATTAA ATCTTGGGTTCTTGGAGCCTTCGCTCTTTTGTGTCTACTCGGCCTTACATGGTCTTTCGGCCTGCTGTTCGTCAATGAGGAAACTGTTGTGATGACATACCTCTTTACAGTCTTTAACGCTTTCCAgggaatgtttatttttatatttcactgtGCCCTTCAAAAGAAA GTCCGGAAAGAATATAGCAAATGTTTCAGGCACTCGTACTGCTGTGGTGGTCTTCCAACAGAGAGCCCCCATAGTGCAGTAAAGGCGTCAACTGCAAGAACTAGTGCTCGATATTCCTCTGGCACTCAG AGCCGTATAAGAAGAATGTGGAATGACACTGTAAGAAAGCAGTCAGAATCTTCCTTTATCTCAGGTGACATAAACAGTACATCTACCCTTAATCAAG GAATGACTGGCAATTACCTACTAACAAACCCTCTTCTTCGACCCCACGGCACTAACAATCCTTATAACACTTTGCTCGCTGAAACAGTTGTATGTAATACCCCTTCTGCTCCTGTGTTTAACTCATCAG GACATTCACTGAGCAATGCCAGGGATTCAAGTGCCATGGATACTCTACCGCTAAATGGTAATTTTAACAACAGTTACTCTCTACGAAATGGGGACTACAGTGATGGCGTACAAGTTGTAGACTGTGGACTAAGTCTGAATGATACTGCATTTGAAAAAATGATAATTTCAGAATTAGTACACAACAACCTCCGAAGCAGCAGTAAGATCCACAACCTAGAGAGGACACTACCAGTCAAAACTGTCATTGGTGGAAGCAGTAGCGAAGATGATGCCATTGTAGCAGATGCTTCATCATTGATGCATGGCGATAACCCAGGCCTGGAGCTTCACCACAAAGAGTTAGAGGCACCTCTTATTCCACAACGGACTCACTCTCTTCTGTACCACCCACAGAAAAAAGTGAAGACCGAAGGAACAGACAGCTATGTGTCACAGTTAACAGCAGAGGCTGAAGACAATCTTCAATCCCCAAACAGAGACTCTCTATATACCAGTATGCCCAACCTAAGGGACTCTCCATATCCAGAAAGTAGCCCTGATATTGAAGAGGATCTATCTCCCTCACGAAAAAGTGAAAATGAGGACTTATACTATAAAAGCATGCCAAATCTTGGAGCAGGTCACCATCTTCAAATGTACTACCAGATAAGCAGAGGAAATAGTGATGGCTATATTATACCAATAAACAAAGAAGGCTGTATTCCAGAAGGGGATGTCAGGGAAGGACAAATGCAGTTAGTTACAAGTCTTTAA
- the adgrl2.L gene encoding adhesion G protein-coupled receptor L2 isoform X17 codes for MVTPGSRMQTYWLFLVIIILQFTEAFSRAALPFGLVRRELACEGYPIDLRCPGSDVIMVESANYGRTDDKICDADPFQMENTDCHLPDAYKIMSQRCNNRTQCVVVTGSDVFPDPCPGTYKYLEVQYECVPYKVEQKVFVCPGAMQAVVDSPYIFEAEQKAGAWCKDPLQAADKIYFMPWTPYRTDTLIEYASLQDFQNGRQTTTYKLPNRVDGTGFVVYDGAVFFNKERTRNIVKFDLRTRIKSGEAIINYANYHDTSPYRWGGKTDIDLAVDENGLWVIYATEQNNGMIVISQLNPYTLRFEGTWETTYDKRAASNAFMICGVLYVVRSVYQDNESETGKNAIDYIFNTKLKRGESVDIPFPNQYQYIAAVDYNPRDNQLYVWNNNFILRYSLEFNLQDLAQVPTTAVAETPSVELLETTTSTTTTTTITTTTSQKVLVSTTLATGTKEGSRGPRPPPVVSTTKNPPLTSVYPLPEKYCEAKEARGIIWPQTHRGTIVERPCPKGTRGISSYLCLISTGTWSLRGPDLSNCTSHWVNQLAQKIRSGENAASLANELAKHTKGPIFAGDVSSSVRLMEQLVDILDAQLQELKPNEKDSVGRSYNKLQKREKTCRAYLKAIVDTVDNLLRSDALQSWRDMNSSEQAHAATMLLDTLEEGAFVLADNLAEPTRVSMPTENIILEVAVLSTEGQVQELKFPQGSKGGNLIQLSANTVKQNSRNGLAKLVFILYKSLGQFLSTENATIKLGADLAGRNTTIAVNSHVIAASINKESSRVYLTDPVFFTLEHTDPNNYFNANCSFWNYSERTMMGYWSTQGCRLVETNKTHTTCACSHLTNFAILMAHREIVYNNNVQELLLTVITWVGIVISLVCLAICIFTFCFFRGLQSDRNTIHKNLCINLFVAEFLFLIGIDKTDYEIACPIFAGLLHFFFLAAFAWMCLEGVQLYLMLVEVFESEYSRKKYYYVAGYLFPATVVGVSAAIDYKSYGTEKACWLRIDNNFIWSFIGPVTFIILLNLVFLVITLCKMVKHSSTLKPDSSRLENIKSWVLGAFALLCLLGLTWSFGLLFVNEETVVMTYLFTVFNAFQGMFIFIFHCALQKKVRKEYSKCFRHSYCCGGLPTESPHSAVKASTARTSARYSSGTQSRIRRMWNDTVRKQSESSFISGDINSTSTLNQGHSLSNARDSSAMDTLPLNGNFNNSYSLRNGDYSDGVQVVDCGLSLNDTAFEKMIISELVHNNLRSSSKIHNLERTLPVKTVIGGSSSEDDAIVADASSLMHGDNPGLELHHKELEAPLIPQRTHSLLYHPQKKVKTEGTDSYVSQLTAEAEDNLQSPNRDSLYTSMPNLRDSPYPESSPDIEEDLSPSRKSENEDLYYKSMPNLGAGHHLQMYYQISRGNSDGYIIPINKEGCIPEGDVREGQMQLVTSL; via the exons AAGTGGAGCAAAAAG TCTTTGTGTGTCCGGGGGCAATGCAAGCAGTTGTGGATTCTCCATATATATTTGAAGCAGAACAAAAAGCAGGTGCTTGGTGTAAAGACCCACTGCAAGCAGCagataaaatttattttatgccatggACTCCTTACCGTACGGATACATTAATAGAGTATGCTTCTTTACAAGACTTTCAAAATGGCAGACAGACTACAACATATAAACTTCCCAATCGAGTGGATGGCACTGGATTTGTTGTGTATGATGGAGCAGTGTTTTTCAACAAAGAAAGAACAAGGAATATTGTAAAATTTGACTTGAGGACTAGAATCAAGAGTGGAGAAGCTATTATTAATTATGCTAATTACCATGACACCTCTCCATATCGATGGGGTGGGAAGACTGATATTGATCTAGCTGTTGATGAAAATGGATTATGGGTGATATATGCTACTGAACAAAACAATGGTATGATAGTCATCAGTCAATTAAACCCATATACACTCAGATTTGAAGGAACCTGGGAAACCACATATGACAAGCGGGCAGCATCTAATGCTTTTATGATATGTGGAGTTCTGTATGTTGTTCGATCTGTATATCAAGATAATGAAAGTGAAACCGGAAAGAATGCAATAGACTACATTTTCAACACCAAACTTAAACGTGGGGAATCTGTTGATATTCCTTTCCCAAACCAATACCAGTACATTGCTGCAGTGGATTACAACCCAAGAGATAACCAATTATATGTCTGGAATAATAACTTCATCCTGAGATATTCCTTAGAGTTCAACCTTCAGGATCTAGCCCAAG TGCCTACAACAGCAGTGGCAGAAACACCTTCGGTAGAATTGCTTGAAACCACTAcatccaccaccaccaccaccaccatcacaACAACAACATCTCAAAAAGTGCTTGTTAGCACAACATTGGCTACTGGTACAAAGGAAGGAAGCAGAGGGCCCAGACCTCCACCAGTAGTTTCAACCACAAAGAACCCTCCACTTACTAGTGTATACCCTCTGCCAGAAAAGTACTGTGAAGCAAAGGAGGCCAGAGGAATTATCTGGCCGCAGACACATAGAGGGACAATAGTAGAACGCCCATGCCCCAAAGGAACTCGGG GTATATCTTCCTACCTCTGCTTGATCTCCACTGGAACTTGGAGCCTTAGAGGCCCAGACCTCAGCAATTGTACCTCCCACTGGGTAAACCAGTTGGCTCAAAAG ATAAGAAGTGGGGAAAATGCTGCTAGCCTTGCCAATGAATTGGCAAAACATACAAAAGGCCCAATATTTGCTGGTGATGTAAGCTCTTCGGTGAGGCTAATGGAACAACTGGTTGACATTCTTGACGCTCAGTTGCAAGAATTGAAGCCTAATGAAAAGGACTCAGTTGGGCGCAGTTATAACAAG ctcCAAAAGCGAGAGAAGACATGCAGGGCTTACCTTAAG gCTATCGTTGACACAGTAGACAATCTGCTAAGATCTGACGCTCTGCAGTCTTGGAGGGACATGAATTCTTCTGAACAAGCTCATGCTGCAACAATGTTACTTGATACTTTAGAAGAGGGGGCTTTTGTTTTGGCTGACAATCTTGCAGAGCCAACACGTGTCTCCATGCCCACTGAAAATATTA TTCTAGAGGTTGCTGTGCTCAGTACAGAGGGCCAGGTGCAAGAGTTGAAATTTCCTCAGGGCAGTAAAGGAGGGAATTTGATCCAGCTTTCTGCAAACACCGTCAAACAGAACAGCAGGAATG GTCTCGCAAAGTTGGTGTTCATTCTTTACAAAAGTCTGGGCCAGTTTCTAAGCACTGAAAATGCAACTATAAAACTAGGAGCAGATTTGGCTGGTCGGAACACGACAATTGCAGTAAACTCCCATGTTATTGCAGCTTCAATAAACAAAGAGTCCAGCCGCGTGTATCTAACGGATCCAGTGTTTTTTACCCTGGAACACACTGAT CCAAACAATTATTTTAACGCCAACTGTTCTTTCTGGAATTACTCAGAGAGGACTATGATGGGATATTGGTCCACTCAGGGTTGCAGACTGGTTGAAACAAACAAAACTCACACAACGTGTGCCTGTAGCCACCTGACAAATTTTGCTATACTGATGGCCCACAGAGAAATTGTG TACAATAATAATGTTCAGGAACTGCTTCTCACTGTCATCACTTGGGTTGGAATCGTCATCTCTCTAGTCTGCCTGGCTATCTGCATCTTTACGTTCTGCTTTTTCCGTGGTCTACAGAGTGATCGCAATACAATTCATAAGAATCTTTGCATCAACCTTTTTGTGGCAGAATTCCTTTTCCTAATAGGCATTGATAAAACAGACTATGAG ATTGCTTGCCCAATATTTGCGGGCCTTCTTCACTTTTTCTTTCTTGCTGCATTTGCCTGGATGTGCCTGGAAGGTGTGCAGCTTTATCTCATGCTAGTGGAAGTATTTGAGAGTGAATATTCAAGAAAGAAGTATTATTATGTGGCCGGTTACCTCTTTCCTGCAACAGTCGTTGGTGTATCGGCTGCTATAGACTACAAAAGCTATGGAACTGAAAAAGC GTGCTGGTTGAGAATAGATAACAATTTCATTTGGAGTTTCATTGGTCCAGTCACTTTCATTATTTTG CTCAACCTTGTTTTCCTTGTGATAACGTTGTGCAAAATGGTGAAGCATTCCAGCACACTGAAGCCAGATTCCAGTCGATTAGAAAACATTAA ATCTTGGGTTCTTGGAGCCTTCGCTCTTTTGTGTCTACTCGGCCTTACATGGTCTTTCGGCCTGCTGTTCGTCAATGAGGAAACTGTTGTGATGACATACCTCTTTACAGTCTTTAACGCTTTCCAgggaatgtttatttttatatttcactgtGCCCTTCAAAAGAAA GTCCGGAAAGAATATAGCAAATGTTTCAGGCACTCGTACTGCTGTGGTGGTCTTCCAACAGAGAGCCCCCATAGTGCAGTAAAGGCGTCAACTGCAAGAACTAGTGCTCGATATTCCTCTGGCACTCAG AGCCGTATAAGAAGAATGTGGAATGACACTGTAAGAAAGCAGTCAGAATCTTCCTTTATCTCAGGTGACATAAACAGTACATCTACCCTTAATCAAG GACATTCACTGAGCAATGCCAGGGATTCAAGTGCCATGGATACTCTACCGCTAAATGGTAATTTTAACAACAGTTACTCTCTACGAAATGGGGACTACAGTGATGGCGTACAAGTTGTAGACTGTGGACTAAGTCTGAATGATACTGCATTTGAAAAAATGATAATTTCAGAATTAGTACACAACAACCTCCGAAGCAGCAGTAAGATCCACAACCTAGAGAGGACACTACCAGTCAAAACTGTCATTGGTGGAAGCAGTAGCGAAGATGATGCCATTGTAGCAGATGCTTCATCATTGATGCATGGCGATAACCCAGGCCTGGAGCTTCACCACAAAGAGTTAGAGGCACCTCTTATTCCACAACGGACTCACTCTCTTCTGTACCACCCACAGAAAAAAGTGAAGACCGAAGGAACAGACAGCTATGTGTCACAGTTAACAGCAGAGGCTGAAGACAATCTTCAATCCCCAAACAGAGACTCTCTATATACCAGTATGCCCAACCTAAGGGACTCTCCATATCCAGAAAGTAGCCCTGATATTGAAGAGGATCTATCTCCCTCACGAAAAAGTGAAAATGAGGACTTATACTATAAAAGCATGCCAAATCTTGGAGCAGGTCACCATCTTCAAATGTACTACCAGATAAGCAGAGGAAATAGTGATGGCTATATTATACCAATAAACAAAGAAGGCTGTATTCCAGAAGGGGATGTCAGGGAAGGACAAATGCAGTTAGTTACAAGTCTTTAA